The following coding sequences are from one Comamonas koreensis window:
- the lexA gene encoding transcriptional repressor LexA: MRDHPKLTARQQEILDLIQTAISRTGAPPTRAEIASKLGFKSANSAEDHLKALARKGVIELVSGTSRGIRLQSDTVRSINAARGTRFSSPLAGVSNATAGLGRVVQELAQLALPLIGRVSAGSPILAQEHVDQTYTVEGGLFQQQPDYLLKVRGMSMRDVGIIDGDLLAVKATREARNGQIIVARLGDDVTVKRLQRTKDGIELLAENPDYLPIIVQPGEPFEIEGIAVGLIRNTMLN; this comes from the coding sequence ATGCGAGACCATCCCAAACTGACCGCGCGCCAACAAGAAATTCTGGACCTGATCCAGACCGCCATTTCGCGCACCGGCGCCCCGCCAACGCGCGCCGAGATTGCCAGCAAACTGGGCTTCAAATCGGCCAATTCGGCAGAAGACCATCTCAAGGCGCTGGCCCGCAAGGGCGTGATCGAGCTGGTCAGCGGCACCTCCCGGGGGATTCGCCTGCAAAGCGATACTGTGCGCTCTATCAATGCCGCACGTGGCACGCGCTTTTCGTCGCCGCTGGCAGGCGTGTCCAATGCCACGGCCGGCCTGGGCCGTGTGGTGCAAGAGCTCGCCCAGCTGGCCCTGCCGCTGATTGGCCGCGTCTCGGCCGGCTCGCCCATCCTGGCGCAAGAGCATGTCGACCAAACCTATACCGTGGAGGGCGGCCTGTTCCAGCAGCAGCCCGATTACCTGCTCAAGGTGCGCGGCATGTCGATGCGCGATGTCGGCATCATCGATGGCGATCTGCTGGCCGTCAAAGCCACGCGCGAGGCCCGCAACGGCCAGATCATCGTGGCGCGCCTGGGCGATGATGTCACCGTCAAGCGCCTCCAGCGCACCAAGGACGGCATTGAACTGCTGGCCGAAAACCCGGATTACCTGCCCATCATCGTGCAGCCCGGCGAGCCCTTTGAGATCGAAGGCATTGCCGTGGGCCTGATCCGCAACACGATGCTGAACTAG
- a CDS encoding asparaginase codes for MQPKILIIGTGGTIAGMADDAEKPGQYRAAQLSIAALLAGVSGIETAAAGPLDAVQIAQIDSKDMNDEVWHALLKRCDAAMHDETVRAVVITHGTDTLEETAWFLHCALGRLAKPVVLTCAMRPANALMPDGPQNLKDAVAAAAALAADGQPLLREVVAVTGGGELHSARWLQKVHPHRLLAFSSGEQGPLGWVDGVTVRLRQGYASPAPGAADGYTGSQWLAALPAPASQPWPWVEIVTSHAGMRPGLVDALHAQGIDGLVVATTGNGTVHELLLEAIARARQQGLPVWRSSRCSDGVISDAVLPGVADLEKDLAVALTPYKCRVSLQLALAQVQAKA; via the coding sequence TTGCAGCCAAAAATTTTGATCATCGGCACCGGCGGCACCATTGCCGGCATGGCTGATGACGCCGAGAAACCCGGCCAATACCGCGCGGCCCAGCTGTCCATCGCGGCCTTGCTGGCGGGCGTGAGCGGTATTGAGACTGCGGCGGCAGGCCCGCTGGATGCGGTGCAGATAGCGCAAATTGATAGCAAGGACATGAATGACGAGGTCTGGCATGCGCTGCTCAAGCGCTGCGATGCGGCCATGCACGATGAGACCGTGCGTGCTGTTGTTATCACCCACGGAACCGATACGCTCGAAGAGACTGCCTGGTTCCTGCATTGCGCTTTAGGGCGCCTGGCCAAGCCCGTGGTGCTGACCTGTGCCATGCGCCCGGCCAATGCCTTGATGCCCGATGGCCCGCAGAACCTGAAGGACGCCGTGGCCGCCGCTGCGGCGTTGGCTGCGGATGGCCAGCCGCTGCTGCGCGAGGTCGTGGCCGTGACGGGCGGCGGCGAGCTGCACAGCGCGCGCTGGCTGCAAAAGGTGCATCCGCACCGTTTGCTGGCCTTTTCATCGGGCGAGCAGGGGCCCCTGGGCTGGGTGGATGGCGTGACCGTGCGCCTGCGCCAGGGCTATGCCTCGCCGGCACCAGGCGCAGCGGATGGCTACACCGGCAGCCAGTGGCTGGCCGCCTTGCCTGCCCCCGCCAGCCAGCCCTGGCCCTGGGTGGAGATCGTGACCAGCCATGCCGGTATGCGCCCCGGGCTGGTGGACGCCCTGCACGCCCAGGGCATCGACGGTCTGGTGGTGGCAACCACCGGCAATGGCACCGTGCATGAGCTGCTTCTGGAGGCGATAGCGCGCGCACGCCAGCAAGGTCTGCCGGTATGGCGCAGCAGCCGCTGCAGCGATGGTGTGATCAGCGATGCGGTGTTGCCTGGAGTGGCCGATTTGGAAAAGGACTTGGCGGTGGCCTTGACGCCCTACAAATGCCGGGTCAGCTTGCAACTGGCGCTGGCGCAGGTCCAAGCCAAGGCCTAA
- the adk gene encoding adenylate kinase, protein MKLILLGAPGAGKGTQAAFICQKYGIPQISTGDMLRAAVKAGTPLGLQAKAVMDAGQLVSDDLIINLVKERIAQADCANGFLFDGFPRTIPQADAMKAAGVKLDYVLEIDVPFEAIIERMSGRRSHPASGRTYHVKFNPPKTEGLDDVTGEPLVQREDDKEETVKKRLDVYSNQTRPLVDYYSSWAAQDPAAAPKYRAISGMGSVEEITQRAIAALQA, encoded by the coding sequence ATGAAATTAATTCTTTTGGGAGCACCCGGCGCCGGCAAAGGTACGCAAGCTGCCTTCATCTGCCAAAAATACGGTATTCCCCAGATTTCCACCGGCGACATGCTGCGTGCTGCCGTCAAGGCTGGCACGCCGCTGGGCTTGCAAGCCAAGGCCGTGATGGACGCCGGCCAGCTGGTCAGTGACGATCTGATCATCAATCTGGTCAAGGAACGTATCGCCCAGGCCGACTGCGCCAATGGCTTCCTGTTTGACGGCTTCCCCCGAACCATCCCCCAGGCCGACGCGATGAAGGCCGCCGGTGTCAAGCTCGACTATGTGCTGGAGATCGATGTGCCGTTTGAGGCCATCATCGAGCGCATGAGCGGCCGCCGCAGCCACCCCGCTTCCGGCCGTACCTACCACGTCAAGTTCAACCCGCCCAAGACTGAAGGCCTGGACGATGTGACCGGCGAGCCCCTGGTGCAGCGCGAAGACGACAAGGAGGAAACCGTCAAGAAGCGCCTGGATGTGTACAGCAACCAGACCCGCCCCTTGGTGGACTACTACAGCAGCTGGGCCGCCCAAGACCCGGCCGCCGCCCCCAAGTACCGCGCCATCAGCGGCATGGGCTCGGTCGAAGAGATCACGCAGCGCGCCATTGCCGCGCTGCAGGCCTGA
- the kdsB gene encoding 3-deoxy-manno-octulosonate cytidylyltransferase — protein MAYAPAPFTVLIPSRMASSRLPNKPLVDIAGLPMVVRVAKRAQESAAQRVVVAADDERIIDACKKHGVQAVMTSPKHPSGSDRLAEACNVLQLGGDDIVVNVQGDEPLIAPALIDAVAALLSDRPEASMGTVAHPIADLESLLSPNVVKVVLDAQGLASYFSRAPIPWGRDFVNMAWWKNPGTTGTPGFAPLHHMGIYSYRAQFLHTFPTLSQAPTEQIEMLEQLRAIWHGHRIAVHVTRQIPGSGVDTPEDLVRVRQLLGAVM, from the coding sequence ATGGCATACGCACCCGCGCCGTTTACTGTCTTGATTCCTTCGCGCATGGCCTCCTCGCGCCTGCCCAACAAGCCCCTGGTCGATATCGCCGGCCTGCCCATGGTGGTGCGCGTGGCCAAACGCGCGCAGGAGAGCGCCGCCCAGCGCGTGGTGGTGGCTGCAGATGACGAGCGCATCATCGACGCCTGCAAAAAGCATGGTGTGCAAGCGGTGATGACCTCGCCCAAGCACCCCAGTGGCAGCGACCGCCTGGCCGAGGCCTGCAATGTGCTGCAATTGGGCGGCGATGACATCGTGGTCAATGTGCAAGGCGACGAGCCCTTGATCGCGCCGGCGCTGATCGATGCGGTCGCGGCGCTGCTCAGCGACCGGCCCGAGGCCAGCATGGGCACGGTCGCGCACCCGATTGCTGATCTGGAGTCGCTGCTCAGCCCCAATGTCGTCAAGGTGGTGCTCGATGCACAGGGCCTGGCCAGCTATTTCAGCCGTGCGCCCATCCCCTGGGGCCGTGATTTTGTGAATATGGCCTGGTGGAAGAACCCCGGCACCACCGGCACGCCCGGTTTTGCGCCGCTGCACCATATGGGCATCTACAGCTACCGCGCCCAGTTTTTGCATACTTTCCCTACGCTCAGCCAGGCCCCGACCGAGCAAATCGAGATGCTCGAGCAGCTGCGCGCGATCTGGCATGGCCACCGCATCGCCGTGCATGTGACGCGGCAGATCCCTGGCTCGGGCGTCGATACGCCCGAAGACCTGGTGCGCGTGCGCCAGCTGCTGGGCGCGGTGATGTAA
- a CDS encoding Trm112 family protein produces MDPKLLELLVCPVTKGPLRYDRERQELVSRSARLAYPVRDGMPIMLEGEARPLSDEEIDALAAAD; encoded by the coding sequence ATGGACCCGAAACTGCTCGAACTGCTGGTTTGCCCCGTCACCAAAGGCCCCCTGCGCTATGACCGCGAGCGCCAGGAACTGGTCTCGCGCAGCGCGCGCCTGGCCTACCCGGTGCGCGATGGCATGCCCATCATGCTCGAAGGCGAAGCGCGCCCGCTCAGCGACGAAGAAATCGACGCTTTAGCTGCGGCAGATTAA
- the lpxK gene encoding tetraacyldisaccharide 4'-kinase has translation MTVPPPPPSTPAAPPSATRPRSARITDAWQRKGLLAIALLPLSWCYAALGALRRALYRTGLCKAYRAPVPVVVVGNVIAGGAGKTPVTLHLVQALQAQGWRPAVISRGYGRDNSKNPNAIAVTPGSDPRLVGDEPLLIAQRSGVPVYVAALRATAAQAALQAHPDVDVLVCDDGLQHLALARDVEIAVFNAQGIGNGWQLPAGPLREPWPRRLDIALYAGPAPQQLAATGAAAWPLQRSLACYAVGQDGRHHALADLRGRPVHALAAIAYPQEFFAMLQAQGLQLARSDALPDHAPLDDPAWLASLGIAATSAPTIGAPDAPVLLCTEKDAHKLWRIAPHALAVPLEVAIDPAFGQHADALLRQHQPASPPVKKD, from the coding sequence ATGACCGTCCCGCCTCCCCCTCCATCCACGCCTGCCGCGCCCCCCAGTGCCACGCGCCCCCGCTCGGCACGCATCACCGATGCCTGGCAGCGCAAAGGCCTGCTGGCCATCGCGCTGCTGCCGCTGTCCTGGTGCTATGCAGCGCTGGGCGCGCTGCGCCGCGCCCTCTACCGCACCGGTCTGTGCAAGGCCTACCGCGCGCCGGTGCCCGTGGTGGTGGTGGGCAATGTGATCGCCGGGGGCGCGGGCAAGACGCCTGTGACCCTGCACCTGGTGCAGGCCTTGCAGGCCCAGGGCTGGCGGCCAGCGGTTATCTCGCGCGGCTATGGGCGCGACAACAGCAAAAATCCCAACGCGATAGCCGTCACCCCCGGCAGCGACCCGCGCCTGGTGGGCGATGAGCCCTTGCTGATCGCCCAGCGCAGTGGCGTGCCGGTGTATGTGGCTGCGCTGCGGGCCACGGCCGCCCAGGCGGCCCTGCAGGCGCACCCCGATGTCGATGTGCTGGTCTGCGACGATGGCCTGCAGCACCTGGCACTGGCCCGCGATGTGGAGATTGCCGTCTTCAACGCCCAAGGCATTGGCAATGGCTGGCAACTGCCGGCCGGGCCACTGCGCGAGCCCTGGCCCAGGCGGCTGGACATTGCGCTCTACGCCGGCCCAGCGCCCCAGCAGCTGGCAGCCACTGGTGCAGCGGCCTGGCCGCTGCAGCGCAGCCTGGCCTGCTATGCCGTTGGCCAGGATGGCCGCCACCATGCGCTTGCCGATCTGCGCGGCCGGCCAGTGCATGCGCTGGCCGCCATTGCCTATCCGCAGGAGTTTTTTGCGATGCTGCAAGCCCAGGGCCTGCAGCTGGCCCGCAGCGATGCACTGCCCGACCATGCCCCGCTGGACGACCCGGCCTGGCTGGCAAGCCTCGGAATCGCCGCGACCAGCGCACCTACAATAGGTGCACCCGATGCACCCGTGCTGCTGTGCACCGAAAAGGATGCGCACAAGCTCTGGCGCATTGCCCCCCATGCACTGGCTGTGCCGCTGGAGGTCGCCATCGACCCGGCCTTTGGCCAGCATGCCGATGCACTGCTGCGCCAGCACCAGCCCGCATCGCCCCCTGTTAAGAAAGACTGA
- a CDS encoding ExbD/TolR family protein: MNFRPRTTTEPEINLIPFIDVLLVVLIFLMLSTTYSKFTELQLTLPTANAEQLRDRPKEIIVSVAADGRYAVGKVALEGKTVADMAEALRNAATAGKDSVIIISADALAPHQSVVSVMEAARRVGLQQITFATQTAAR; this comes from the coding sequence ATGAACTTTCGCCCCCGCACCACGACAGAGCCCGAGATCAACTTGATCCCGTTCATTGATGTGCTGCTGGTCGTGCTCATCTTCCTGATGCTCTCGACCACCTACAGCAAATTCACCGAGCTGCAGCTGACCTTGCCGACCGCCAATGCCGAGCAACTGCGCGACCGGCCCAAAGAGATCATCGTCTCCGTCGCTGCCGATGGGCGCTATGCCGTGGGCAAGGTCGCGCTGGAAGGCAAGACCGTGGCCGATATGGCCGAAGCACTGCGCAATGCCGCCACCGCTGGCAAGGACAGCGTGATCATCATCAGCGCCGATGCGCTGGCGCCGCACCAGTCGGTGGTCTCGGTGATGGAAGCCGCCCGCCGCGTTGGCCTGCAGCAGATCACCTTTGCCACCCAGACGGCGGCACGCTAA
- a CDS encoding MotA/TolQ/ExbB proton channel family protein: protein MFSIIQAAGWPIWPLIACSILALALIVERFVALKADKVAPANLLQEAMSVSANGVPSAEVVNQLGQNSSLGEVLASGLRTITLEPRISEADLRATLESTGRREAQKLEKYLTALATIASAAPLLGLLGTVIGMIEIFGSQSGGGNNPSMLAHGISIALYNTAFGLMVAIPALIFWRYFRSRVDGYLLTLELSAEQFLRHLNKLRRS from the coding sequence TTGTTTTCCATCATCCAAGCAGCAGGCTGGCCCATCTGGCCCTTGATTGCCTGCTCCATCCTGGCCCTGGCATTGATCGTTGAGCGCTTTGTGGCTTTGAAAGCGGACAAAGTCGCCCCAGCCAACCTGCTGCAGGAAGCCATGTCCGTCTCAGCCAATGGGGTGCCCAGCGCCGAAGTGGTGAACCAGCTCGGCCAGAACTCGTCGCTGGGCGAGGTGCTGGCCAGCGGACTGCGCACCATCACCTTGGAGCCCCGCATCTCGGAGGCCGACCTGCGCGCCACGCTGGAGAGCACCGGCCGCCGCGAAGCCCAAAAGCTCGAAAAGTACCTCACCGCCCTCGCCACCATCGCATCGGCCGCGCCATTGCTGGGCCTCTTGGGCACGGTGATCGGCATGATCGAGATCTTCGGCTCGCAAAGCGGTGGCGGCAACAACCCCAGCATGCTGGCCCACGGTATCTCGATTGCGCTGTACAACACCGCTTTTGGCCTGATGGTGGCCATCCCGGCCCTCATTTTCTGGCGCTACTTCCGCAGCCGGGTCGATGGCTATCTGCTCACCCTGGAGCTGTCGGCCGAGCAGTTTCTGCGCCACCTGAACAAGCTGCGCCGCAGCTGA
- the xseA gene encoding exodeoxyribonuclease VII large subunit produces MDTTHYPPTVAANAAPSPRIWEVGALCRAVADALAARFNPVEVRGELSGFSRAASGHCYFNLKDANGQVRCAMFRRSAQALDFNPRDGELVEVVGKLGVYEQRGDLQLIVEGMRRAGQGALFEQFLRLKAQLESEGLFDSERKRQLPLMPRGIGIVTSLGAAALHDVVTALRRRVPQLPVVLVPALVQGAQAAPSMVAALQKLYRLAEAQIAYDARLSIDAPAVPIDTILLVRGGGSLEDLWAFNAEQLARTVVQSPVPLVSGVGHETDFTIADFCADLRAPTPTAAAELVCQPRDVWLGALQLAEQRLVDGVERHLDRQQQRLDMAARQIGRPSSLVHGQQQMLDRLGRRLQSAAQSQLHGQDKRVQHLASVFPSGAARHLERSEQRLAQLHARLELLNPRQVLSRGYALLTDMQGQVVSSVTQATPGKALHAELADGSVDVVATQRLLV; encoded by the coding sequence ATGGACACCACACACTACCCGCCCACTGTCGCTGCCAACGCCGCCCCCAGCCCCCGCATCTGGGAGGTGGGCGCGCTGTGCCGGGCGGTGGCCGATGCGCTGGCGGCGCGCTTCAACCCGGTGGAGGTGCGCGGGGAGCTCAGCGGTTTTTCGCGCGCGGCCAGCGGCCACTGCTACTTCAACCTCAAGGATGCCAACGGCCAGGTGCGCTGCGCGATGTTTCGCCGCTCCGCGCAGGCGCTGGACTTCAACCCGCGCGACGGCGAGTTGGTCGAGGTGGTGGGCAAGCTGGGGGTCTATGAGCAGCGCGGCGATCTGCAGCTGATTGTCGAAGGCATGCGCCGGGCCGGGCAGGGGGCGTTGTTTGAGCAGTTCCTGCGCCTCAAGGCGCAGCTCGAATCCGAAGGCCTGTTTGACAGCGAGCGCAAGCGGCAGCTGCCGCTGATGCCGCGCGGCATCGGCATCGTCACCTCGCTGGGCGCGGCGGCGCTGCACGATGTGGTGACGGCCTTGCGCCGCCGCGTGCCGCAGCTGCCGGTGGTGCTGGTGCCAGCGCTGGTGCAGGGCGCGCAGGCGGCGCCATCGATGGTGGCGGCGCTGCAAAAGCTCTACCGCCTGGCCGAGGCCCAGATCGCTTATGACGCCCGCCTGAGTATTGACGCGCCGGCGGTGCCCATCGACACCATCTTGCTGGTGCGCGGCGGTGGCTCGCTGGAGGACCTCTGGGCCTTCAACGCCGAGCAACTGGCCCGCACCGTAGTGCAAAGCCCGGTGCCGCTGGTGAGCGGCGTGGGGCATGAGACCGACTTCACGATCGCCGATTTCTGCGCCGATCTGCGCGCGCCCACGCCCACGGCCGCTGCCGAGCTGGTCTGCCAGCCGCGCGATGTCTGGCTGGGCGCGCTGCAACTGGCGGAGCAGCGCCTGGTCGATGGTGTCGAGCGCCATCTGGACCGCCAGCAGCAGCGCCTGGACATGGCAGCGCGCCAGATTGGCAGGCCGTCATCCTTGGTGCACGGCCAGCAGCAGATGCTGGACCGGCTTGGCCGCCGCCTGCAAAGCGCTGCACAAAGCCAGTTGCATGGCCAGGACAAGCGCGTGCAGCACCTGGCCAGCGTATTCCCCTCTGGCGCGGCGCGCCATCTGGAGCGCAGTGAGCAGCGCCTGGCGCAATTGCATGCGCGGCTGGAGCTGCTCAACCCGCGCCAGGTGCTGTCGCGGGGCTATGCCTTGCTGACCGACATGCAAGGCCAGGTAGTGAGTTCGGTAACGCAGGCGACACCGGGCAAGGCCCTGCATGCCGAGCTGGCCGATGGCAGTGTCGATGTGGTGGCGACCCAGCGCTTGCTGGTCTAG